The stretch of DNA GCAAAAATAACCGTGAAAGATCTACAGCCCCTAATTGTCTGCCTAAAAGAGAATAAAAAGTGGATACCAATAACCCTGCCACCGCTTCCAATACGCTTAGCAAAGTTAACCCGCCGAAACGCCTTATCGCCCTATTAGTCTTTTTGGTACTGATATCCGTCACTGGCCTGATAATGAAGCAAGGGGTGTTGTTTTGTATTCTCACCCTGTTCATGGTGCTAGCCATTATAGGTAAGCAAAAAGCAGGATTAATCATGCTGCGTGTATACACCTCTTTGCAACTGGCCATTGTGAGCATGTTACCTTTAGTACTTTACGATCCTGAAAACTTGGCATCAAGTTTTGCTATCGGCAGCTTTAACGCACAAGTACCTGATTGGATAATATTTAGCATTTTGATTTTGTTAGCGATCGTACAGGTATGGATAGCCTTCACGCGTAAGGTTGGGCAATACTTTAATCGGGAAGTTAACCTTAATATTATGCGTTGACCGATATTAATAGAACAGACACAAAAAAGCCGTCAATTGACGGCTTTTTTATTGAACGACACTTCAGTGCCTAACGCTATAATCAGTTTACACTGAGAAGCTAGCACCACAACCACAGGTTGTCGTTGCATTCGGGTTTTTCACGAAAAAGCGTGAACCTTCTAGGCCTGTAGTGTAATCCACTTCACCACCAACAAGGTATTGTAGGCTCATAGGGTCAACAACTAACTGAACACCCTGCTTCTCTACAGTAAAGTCACCCTCGTTTACTTTTTCATCAAAAGTAAAGCCGTATTGGAAACCAGAGCAACCGCCACCTGTTACGTATACACGTAGTTTAAGTGCGTCATTTTCTTCTTCATCAAGCAAGGTTTTTACTTTTGACGCTGCCGCATCAGTAAAGCGGATTGGCAGAGCATCTTCAGCTTGTTCAGTCATTATTACCTCTTACATCTAATTGCTGTGCAGAATTATCTAATACCTGACCGTTTTGTTCAAGTACTATGCTCTGCTCATTTTCAGTGACTCGTAATTCTTGTGAACTGTATTCTTGTTCAGTTTGTGAACCTTTAGCCCAGCGACTCGCTGGCACGGTAACTTTGGCCTTCACTCTAGACAAGATAAAACCATCTGGCAAAGTGAATTCTGTCTCTAACACCTGAAAATACCTAAACTTAAATTTAAAAGATGCATCACTTAGCTCAGATAACTTAATTGACTTAGGTTTACCGTCTTCAAATCCGATGAATGTCACTTCACTTCGCCCTGACACTGAACGTTTGCGCTTTTCGAGTTGAGTGAGCACTAACTTAAGCCTATATTGACCGGGTATAAGCTCTGCAGATACCTCTAAGCCATTAATCGAAACGCCATCGGCGCTGTTTTCCGGTGCCATTACACTGCGATAAAAAGCCAATTCTCGCGCTAACGACTGCTGCTTACCCTCTTGCTCAACAAACATAGTGTGCATATTGGCATTAGTCTCTCGCGCTAATGCTAATTCAATATTGCGTGCGGCGAGGGTCTTTGCTTGCGCATGTAGCTGCGCTGAAAGCGCCTCAGTTCGATCAGCTGGTTGCTCTACTTTCACTGCAAAATAGCTCGAGCCAACATCAAAGCACAGTGCCCCTAATACTAATGAAGACACTACCAACAAAGATAAATATACGCTTGAGGTACGAAATTGTCGTTCAATCACTTGCAAGCGATCGATCCAACGATGATAATTTGCCATTAAGTAACAGCCCCTTAATAAAAATCTCACATTTCAATGCGAATGTGACAATCAAAAATTTTGGAAATGTCTGTGTATCAAACAATCGTTAAAATGCGACAGCAAACAAAAAAGTATCTCAGCACTGATCTCAAAGAT from Shewanella sp. Choline-02u-19 encodes:
- the erpA gene encoding iron-sulfur cluster insertion protein ErpA, producing the protein MTEQAEDALPIRFTDAAASKVKTLLDEEENDALKLRVYVTGGGCSGFQYGFTFDEKVNEGDFTVEKQGVQLVVDPMSLQYLVGGEVDYTTGLEGSRFFVKNPNATTTCGCGASFSV
- a CDS encoding DUF6776 family protein, which translates into the protein MANYHRWIDRLQVIERQFRTSSVYLSLLVVSSLVLGALCFDVGSSYFAVKVEQPADRTEALSAQLHAQAKTLAARNIELALARETNANMHTMFVEQEGKQQSLARELAFYRSVMAPENSADGVSINGLEVSAELIPGQYRLKLVLTQLEKRKRSVSGRSEVTFIGFEDGKPKSIKLSELSDASFKFKFRYFQVLETEFTLPDGFILSRVKAKVTVPASRWAKGSQTEQEYSSQELRVTENEQSIVLEQNGQVLDNSAQQLDVRGNND